AGACAAAGGAAAAACAGGTACAAAGGTCCTGAGGGGTTGAGATCTTGATGTGTTTGAGAATCTGAAAGGAGGCCAGGAGTGGCTAGAGAGGAAGGAGgttggagggagagaggaaaggaacaaGTTTGGAGAACTAGGCCTGCCTTGGATCATTTAAGGTAAAGAGCTTGGATTTGGTTTGGAGTATAACAGTAAACCACCGAAAAGTTTAAGTGATAAGGATGAAAGGGATGCCCTGTGAAACAAACTTTAAACTGGACAGTGATTCTGTGGGGTAGGAAGAGAATTGagaatgaaaaatcagaaaacagcATCTCTAAACTGTTCCTCTTGAAGACTGTATACATTAGAATTACAACTGacttaggccgggtgtggtggctcacgcctgtaatcccagcactttgggaggccaagatgggccgatcacaaggtcaggagatcaagaccatcctggctaatacagtgaaaccccatctctacaaaaaattagccaggtgtggtggcatgcgcctatagtcccagctacttgggaggctgaggcaggagaattgcctgaacccaggagacagtggttgcagtgagccgagattgtgccactatactccagcctgggtgacagagcgagactctgtctcaaaaaaaaaataaataaacaaaaaataaattacaactgacttcaagaaaacattttaagcaGGAGCATAAGGTGAtttcagatacatttttaaagatcacTGTGGTTGTTATAAAGAATGTGTTGTAGAAGAGCTATTTCAATTGTCAGACAAGAAAAGATGGTGTTCGTATTActaaagaggcagagagaaatggACAGATTTTATGTATAATTAGGAAGTAGGAATAACaggattaaatatttattaaatacatacagTATTTCAGGCATTGTTCTCAGTGCTGAAGATATAGCAGTGACTAAAGCAGGTAGGATCCTTGTCCTGTACACAAAGGCAGCATGGTAGACTGGGGTGCTGGAGCTGGCTTATGAGAGCTGATTGTCAAATTTAGAATtttgagagctggttgttaaaacaCAGCTATTATTTAAAATCAAACTATATAAACTGAAATACATTCTATTAAAACCGAGGATAATCAGTACTTAAAACTAAttacttcctaattattttactatCCCCTGTGCTCTTATGATTATTTATATCTATATGGTAGGAATATTGCATGCAGTGTGTTATTGTACATCCCTTCCCAACTCTACATTTGGTGATGTCTTGTTGGTAGCTTAAAGTTGGCCATGGTAGGAGTATTTATATCACAAAAATCAGCAAATGTTACAAATCAGTGCTTTTTCCCCTCTAGAGAgcagttgttaaatatttgccAGCAAACCCCTTGCTAAGAACACCCTATCCTTGTAGGAACACACCCCTAGGAGTCAGGCACCCAGGGTTTAAATCATGGCTCTGCCAATTGCTAGCAATGTGATGTGGCTAAGATACCTAATATTGGCTTCCTCGTTTATAAAATGGGACTAATAGTATGACCtttgtctgtttgtgctgctataacaaaatgcccaTGACTGGTGATTTAAAgtgaacaaaaatgtatttctcacagttctggaggctgggaattccaagatcGAAGTGCCCAGCAGGTTTGGTGTGTGGTGAGGGCCTGGTCTCTGTTTCTACGATGGCATTTTGAatgctgcatcctctggaggaGACAAATGCTGTTCATCACGTGGcagaaaagcagaagagagagaatccacttctgaaagccctttttatagcagcattaatccattaatcaggcagagctctcatgacctaaacacctctcATGAGTCCCCACCTCCAAACACTGGCACATTGGGAATTAAgcttccaacacatgaatttggaggggacaaaaacattcaaaccaaTAGCTATGATATGAATTATATGATATCATTCATATCAAATGCCAGACATGTGTATCCAATAGATATGAGCaaattattactatttattgATAGAGAAGCAAGAATGGACTATTCAGAAGGCCCATTATAGACTGAGCAAGAGGAAATGTTTATGTTGGAGGGGTCAGCTGGGATTAGCAAGCTCTTTGGCTGCCTGGAGCTTTATCCCTAAGCCTCCTACCCCTGAGGAAAGAGGACATTCAATTCCTGCTCCCTGGAGTATACACTCACAGGCTTCAGGCCCAGCACACCTAGCACTCAGTGGACCCAGGAGAAATGGCTAAGGTCATAGAACTCATCAACAGCAGAGCAGGCTGGACACGGACATAGCCATTCCAAGGGATAGTAGGTCAGTGTCCAGCTTATGGCTCTTGGCAACGCAGGAGGAAGCTCTGTCCATGAAGACATTTGCAGATTCATGTTCAGACCCCTTCTGGGAGAAGTCAAAAAGCTGCTGGTTAGGAGGATTGAGAAGACTACACAGGAAAAGAGATGGTTGAATTTCTCTGGGCTTGAGTTCCCAGAGAAGCAAGACATTAGGGTCCCCAAATCCATTCTGGGAAGCAAGGTTtgcagaggaagggaaagaagcatAGAAGGGTGCATGCCACTAAGGCTGCACAGACAGGGCTGAGAGGAGTGAGGGACGAAGGCTATGGAGGCCAGTTTCAGAGAGgaaaaactcctgggctctgggcTCTAGTTGAAGGGTGGGAGTGCACTGATTCCTGCGGCCTCCAGGGGGTGCTCAGACCCAAGTACCCACAAGCTTGTTTCCTCAGCCCAGGCAGGAAGCCTGGGAAGGACTCAAGACCCACAGAAGGGGCCTCCTGTAGTGAAGGGAAGAGAAGCAAGGCTGCTGAGTCTTGAGTACCCCGAGAAGTCCTGGCTTGTACTCTGTGACCAACACCAGGGTGGCCAACATATTCACAGCTCTGGGTTCCCACATGCGTTCGATCTTCTACTTTCAACTCCTGCCCAAAAGTTGAACTTCAACCTGGATTGCCTGCAGTGTAGATGACTCTGCTGGCCTAGTCCCTGGGTGGAGCAGGAAGCTCCAGTAATGGTATCTAAGCCATTCTGGGGTACACAGGTGAATTAGGAAGCAGCAGCGAAAAGGGACCATAAAGTAGTATTCTGGGATAGATGGACCAGGCGTGCTGTGAGAGGGACCAGGGCCATGTGGGGAAGGGGTCAAGCTGAAAAATGATCATCCAGTATATGTGCTGTATACCCTCAGACCAGCCCTGTTAGGCCAGAAGGAGACTGCACCCCTGGACTGGCAAGTCAGTGCAAGACCCTGCTAATAGGACTATTGAAGTCTCTCACTATGGGTTTTCTGTGGGGTGTTTGTTTCTTGGGGTGAAAGCTTCCCTCTCCCCAGGCAGGCCCAGCAAAATCTGTAGGATTCAGGCAGGGTTCTGACAGCTGGAGACAAGTTGTTGAGAAAATTCCTGATGGAGGGTTACGGAGTGCTCAGGAGGGAGAATATAAGGTTTCAGAGGctgagagggaaagaaaaggtaAGGGGGAGTCTTGGAATAGTGGCTCCCATTGCCTAACACCCAGAAACAAGACATAACCTGCAATGGGGAGAAGGTGAGTGTGAGACATTGGCTGTAGCAGTGAtggcgttgcccaggctgccaaGGACTCAGAGAGTCCAGCCTTGCCCACTGACCTATGAGGAGGGAATGATGTTCACAGCACATTTTCATTCGTAAGTCATGAGAGGACATCGAGCCTAATGGTAGAGGCCTGGTGACATGTTGTTCCAGAGGTTCCGGAATCTTTGTTTTCCTGTTGGAAGGAAACTTTTCAGAGTAGAAAAGGGATCTGAGACTTTTGGTAAGATTATATATGGGACTGTCAGGGGTATGGAGCCATTTGTGAGGGATCAGAGCTCTTTCAGCCTTGGCTAGGGAGCAGGGGTCCTGGAACCTCATCCTGACCCATAGCTGAGTCTGCCCATAATTCTTTTCTGACTCAGTAGGCAAATCTCACATAGAAATGGGTCAGCTTTGGGAGTGGGCCCAGGAAGTACTGAGGATAGCAGGTGAGATCCCAGGAAGAGATGGATGTGGGGCTGAGACACTGGAGAGAGAAACATGACTGTCAGATAAAGGGCGTCTGTGACTCTTAGATCTCATTATGCCTACTACCATAACCTACCCCCAATTCCTAATATTCTCCTACCCTAGACGGGGGAAAATTGTCAGAAATTTGACTGTAACACTAGCAACACTACTCAGTACTTGAaatgcatttttgcatttttttcattcaacaaatatttctggaacaactattatatgccaggcactattttagGAGTCAGGGATATATAATGGTAAACAAGACaggcaaaacaaagcaaagcaacaaAAACCATCACCAGATAAGTAGACAGATGAAAGAATTTCAAGTTTtagtaagtgaaataaaacaagcAAGGGTCTGAAATGGCTAGATAACGTGATCAAGAAAGGCTTCATTGAGAAGGTAGCATTTAAGCAGGAGTCAGTTataaatattgtgaaaccccAGTTACAGTTCTATTTGTTCTGTGTTGAGTAAATAAAGCGTTTCCCCCAAAGGTGGAAACTACCAAGAAAGACTAATTACTAGTAGTGGTGGTACTCTCTGGAAGAGAGACACCTCCTCTTCCTGTCTCATTACTGTCAACGCTTCACTTCCAGGCACTTTTTGCAAAGCTCTTTGTCAGTCAGGGAAGGtgagaggctgggcatggggcTTGGACATTAGACAACAGTGAGACATTATTGTCCCCAGACTCACTAGCCCAAGGGTAAAGCTGAAGAGGCTTGAGCATGCCCCAGAAAGGCCCCTGATGAAGCTTGGAAAAAGTTGTTCTCTGAGTATTTCTAAGTGAGTTTATCTGTGTGTATGGTTACTAAATGTAGTAAGTATTGCTGTCTCTAGCTGCCTTAGAGCAGGGCTTGACACAGTACAGAGAAACATTAGTTCCCTCCTTTTCTCACCTCCCCCATTGTGGAGATAAACTCAGTCATAAAAGGTGATCCTCAGTCTACTCGCTTCTTATGGGCACCTGGACCCATTGCCAGTGTGAGAGTCACAGCTGGACATCAGCAGTGTAACCCAGTCACTGCTTGAAAGTTGCTGAAGGGGGTTGGGGGGTAGCTGCCGGGAAAAGGGAGTATTGGATTCAGATTTCTGTCCAGACCCTGACCTTATTTGCAGTGATGTAATCAGCCAATATTGGCTTAGTCCTGGGAGACAGCTCATTCCCAGTGGAgttggaggtgggggtggtgcTGCTGCCAACTCTATATAGAGAATTCAACTGGTCACCCAGAGCTGTCCTGTGGCTTCTGCAGCTCAGCATGGCTAGGGCACTGGGAGCACCCGTTGCACTGGGGTTGTGGAGCCTGTGCTGGTCTCTGGCCATTGCCAACCCTCTTCCTCCGTGAGTAAAGCTGGGACTAGAAGTGAAGGATTGAGTTCTGGGCTGGGGTAAGGTAGGGCCAGTTTTTAGGCCTCAGTCAAATTTAGGGTCAGGAGCTATGGGAAAGGAATCAATCCCAATGGACCCATATATCTATCTTGTTCTCCCTAGGACTAGTGCCCATGGGAATGTTGCTGAAGGTGAGACCAAGCCAGACCCAGACGTGACTGGTGAGGCCCTGACTCCCAAAGTCTATCTATCtgtttggttgtgtctctgcatTTTATCaccttctgtttgtttgtttgttttttactttgccATCTCCCTACCTCCACCCCAGAACGCTGCTCAGATGGCTGGAGCTTTGATGCTACCACCCTGGATGACAATGGAACCATGCTGTTTTTTAAAGGTAGGAGGGACTGAGGTTGGGGTATTTAGGACCTTAGACTTATTCTCCTTCATGAAGGTTGTGCCTGTCTGTGGGAGGTCTTAGGAATTATCTGAGGGTGTCACTGACAGCTTCTCTCAAGCTATCTCAGTAGGTCAAAGTTTTCTCACTGGGCCCCTCGGTGAGTGTGGGTTTTTTCAGGGGAGTTTGTGTGGAAGAGTCACAAATGGGCCCGCGAGTTAATCTCAGAGACATGGAAGAATTTCACCAGTCCTGTGGATGCTGCATTCCGTCATGGTCACCAGAGTGTCTTTCTGATCAAGGTACTGCTGGGCCAAAATCAGGGCCAGGCTGGAGAGGGCTAGAATCGACACTGGGGACCCTTCCCCCAAATGGCCTTGGCATGGAGCCCATAGCAATAGGTAGCAGATTTCTTTCCCATGTGCCCTCCTTTCCTGTAAAAGCTCAGGCTAAGGgagtgtgcatgcatgtgggCTTGGCAGTTACACCATCCAGTGGCTATTCTTCAGTCCTAGTCTTAGTTCTACACCACTCTGCTGCACTTCACACTGCTGGCCATCCTTTTTTCCCTGGCAATTTCTTCCCTTGCCTTCCATGACCCTGTATCAAGTCCTCTTCAAAGGGCAGGGCAAATTGTTCCCAACACAATGGCACCTGGCCAGAAGAGCATATGGAGCATGAAATCCAGTCTGCTGTACTTGCGAAGTCCCATGTGACTCAGGCTGTGTCTGCTCAGAGGAAGGGGTGCCTTCTCCTACCTTGCCAAAGGTGCTATGTGGTTGGGGAAGTCCTGACTGTTGGCTTTGTTTTCCCTtctgcctcttttctctctcttttcaaatGTCTCATTCTTTCTCAGCCAGTTCCCTAATGTTCCTTGGGGATCCATCCTAGCCTTTCCATATACCTTCCCTCAGTGATCTCAATCATCACCATGGCTCTGAGGAATATCTATGCTGTGGACACTGGATCTAGATCTACCTTCTGAACTCCAGACATCTCTTTCCAATTATATGTTCCACAGGCACCTAAAATTCAGCATCCCCCAAACGAAGCTTTGCATCTTCTTTACAAACCAACCTTTCCTCCTGTGTTTTCTGTTTCAGTAAATGACCCCAAAATATGCCTGATTACTACAAACCAAGTGCACACAGGGTCTCATGATCTGGGCCTTGGTTATCTTCTCAGGTTTATCTCTTCCCCGGCCACATTCACTGTGTGCCAGCCATACAAATCTACATGAAGTTGGAGCACATTGCTTCCTCATGTTTGGGCTCTGCATGCTGCTCCCTCTGCTGGTAACACCCTTTCCTCACTTGTCAACCTGGAAAATTCCTGCTGATTTTTCAGCTCTTGGGCCCAATGCTTCCTCTGTGGTGTGAAACCTTCCACAAGTTCTCTAGGCAGACTTAGGCACTCCCTTTATATTCTCAGTGCGCTCTTTACACTACACCTTGGTCGTTGCATGGCTAGGATTGTAGGAGTCCTTTCTGCTTTTGTACAGTGAACTTCCCGAAGCgaaagacagagtcttgtcatCCTCAGTGCCTctcacaatgcctggcatatagtagttATTCAGTGactgtttcttgaatgaatgaatgaatgaatgaagaaatggatGTACTAATGTATAGATGATTGCGGGATGAACATTTGTGGATATGTTTGTCAACACTGATGGTGTTGCAGATAAATGTGCCACAGGAGTATCTGGGTACAGAGCTAGAGGTGTGTGTGTTATAGTAATAGGGACTGGATTTGCACAAACTGAGGGTGTGTATTGTGCAAAAGGACAGAACATTGTTGTCCACAGATGGACTGAGAATGTATGGGGCCACAGGAGGATATTGTATAAGCACAATACataaaaaatgtatgtaaatgcAGAGTGGCAGTGTCTGGGGATATACAGTCAAAAAGTACTTTTGAATGCAGGGGGACAAAGTCTGGGTATACCCTCctgaaaagaaggagaaaggataCCCAAAGTTACTCCAAGATAAATTTCCTGGAATCCCATCCCCACTGGATGCAGCTGTGGAATGTCACCGTGGAGAATGTCAAGCTGAAGGCATCCTCTTCTTCCAAGGTTAGTCCAGGCTGGAATCCAAGAACTTGGAGTAGTAGTGGGTTGGTAGCGATGCcagtagtgatggtgatggtggtagtgatggtggtagtggaGCCACTATGTGGCTTTTTAAGGAAGGGAAATAGAGACGCCACCTATGGTCTAGAGGTCAagtgagggaaggagaggaagtcATTCTGGTGAAGGTAACTGGGTGTAATTCTGTGTGAATAGTCCCTCGTGGTTCCCCATGACCCTTAAGACAAATCTACCCTCCTTAGTCTTACATACAAGGCTCTCCATGGCCAAATCCCTACTGGCCCTTCAGCTTTGACTTTTATCATACCTTTATCTTAACACTAAGCTCCAGAAACCCTACGCTATTCTCTGTACACTCAGTTTCCTTCCTGCTTTGGAATCTTTCCTCTCTCTGGGGTTCCATCTCTCCTTGTTGTATGCCTTTTAACTCCTATTTCAGATTTCAGTTGAAGTATCATCTTCCCTGGGAACTTTTCCCTGAGTCTCCCCACTGCCTTTGCTGAACTGATCCTGTGCGCTTTGCTGCTGAATTTTGGTGTATGATCACCCTCCTTTAGCTGTCTCTCTGATGGTTGTAAGGTCCATGTGGTCAGTACCATTATCTGGCCCATCCTGGGACCCAGAGAAGGCACAAAGGAGGGTATAACCCGGTCTTACCGAATGCCTGTTGATTGATTGGACAAAGGTGACCACAAGTGGTTCTGGGACTTGGCTACGGGAACTATGAAGAAGCGTTACTGGTCAGCTGTTGGGAACTGCTCCTCTGCCCTGAGATGGCTGGGCCGCTACTACTGCTTCCAGGGTAACCAATTCCTGCGCTTCAACCCTGTCACGGGAGAGGTGCCTCCCAGGTACCCGCTGGATGTCCGAGACTACTTCATGCCCTGCCCTGGCAGAGGTGAGAAAGTCCTAGCACTTGAGACCTGTCAGAATTCATCCACCTTCCCTGAGCTTGTGGATCTCATGTGTCCTAGCTCTCACCTTAACTCCATGTTGCAACACCTTGGCCCTTAATCTAGCCCCATTTCCATTCTGGATTTTCCCATTGCCCTCATATGGGGAAACCCACACCCCACTAACCCCAGCCATCTCTTCCACCTTAGACCTCACTCTGACCTCTGGCCTCCTTCTGTGTTCTCCTCACCCATTTCTCTCTCCAGGCCATGGACACAGGAATGGGACTGGCCATGGGAATGGTACCCACCATGGCCCTGAATATATGCGCTGTAGCCCACATCTAGTCTTGTCTGCACTGATGTCTGACAACCATGGTGCCACCTATGCCTTCAGTGGTGAGAGATGCCCCCAACTCCCCCAGTGTGCTCTCACATCTCTTTTACTTGTATCTCCCATCCTTGACACATTTCTCCATTGTCATCACTGTGTCACTTATTTTGTCCCCTCTGTCCCCATCCTTCTGCATGCCCTTCTGAATCCCTTATCTCTGAGGCATATTTCTCAATTTCTGTCATTACCCAAGCCCCTAACTTCATCCACCTGTCTACCATCTCCTCCTGTGGCTGTGCTGTCTGTGGACCTCTCTGGGCCCCTGTGACTGCTTGTGTTCTCCTTGCTCAATGCCCTGCTGAGCCTTCTGGCTCTCCCTTGCTCCCTGGACTTCTATGTGTCTCTGTACCTCCTTGCCTCCCTTTGTTCTTGCATATCTTTCTGAGTCCTCTGACTCCCCCTGTTTATCTTCAGAACTGCATCTTGTTCCAGGTTCCTGGTTCCTATGTCCAGACCCCTGGGCATCTCACTGCCTGGGGATGAGATGTTCTCCTTGCTGAGAACCAGCTGATAAGTGTTGGGTAGTTTAGACCTTTAGAAGCTGGCTTCACTAGCCTGTGGAGGTTTCTCCTCTGAGTAGCCAATGTAGATACCCCTCCCTTGACTTGTGGCATCAATGGTATTAGATGGTAAAAACCATCTAATAATACCTAGGGGCTGTTCTGAGTTCAGTCAGGCAGTAAATAGTGATGCTGCACAGTTGAGAATATCCCCAATAGGAGTGAGCAAGCACATCAATATCCAACCTAAGATGTATGTATAATTAGGACAgtggtaaaaatataaaatagtgaaaatattttttcacacaaAAATTTTCTGGCCTCTGACCCTTGGACAAATTTGATCAGTTACAACTATCAAGTTCTGTTGAAAAATACATAACCACATGGAGAGCAAATCTCCACAGCAGGATTGCACACTATAATAAGAACATACAGCTAAGGTGAAACACACACCTGTAGTGAAAATACAACATTAAACTGAGAACATATGCCATAGTAAGAACATATAAGTATCAAGAGAACATGCAGCCATGGTGAGAACCCATCGGGAGGACACACAGACAACGTGAaattcagaaagagagagagtgagtgagagctTGTGAAAGCAGGGCCACAGGAAacacacagaaatagagaaagacaCCAAGCCATTTAGAGATCACAGAACTTCAAGGCCATGTGGCCATAATGAGAATGCTATCGAACTCCTAAATGAAAAATGTCATGTATGTTCCATTGCTGTTGAGAGAACACACAGCATAGAGAGAACACCTTATATTAAATATacccaggccgggcatggtggcttacgcctgtaatcctagcactttgggaggctgaggtgggtggatcgcttagcgacttgagcttaggagttcgagaccagcctgggcaacatggcaaaacctcatctctacaaaaaatataaaaattagttgggtgtggtagtgcattcCTATAGTCCCATCCActtcgaggcttcagtgagccatgatcgtgctactgcactccaggctgtgtgacagagtgagaccctgtctcaaaaaacaaaacaaaacaaaaacaaaacaaaaaaacacacacacacatatatatataaaatatatatatataaaatatatatataaaatatatatttatttatatatatttatatatatattttatatatatatattcctaccTGAGGTGAGAATGCACTATCTTGGTAAAAACACGAACATGACCCAGGTACAGCATggtaaatcttttttctttctctgcctcatagttttgttgttgttgttgttgttgttgttgttgtagttgttgctgttgtttgagatggagtctcactctgtcgcccagactggagtgcaatggcacaatcttggttcactgcaacctctgcctcctggattcaagcgattctactgcctcagcctcccaaatagctgggactacaggcgcgtacctccatcccagctaatttttgcatttttagtagagatggggtttcactgtgttggtcaggctggtctcgaactcctgacctcaggtgatccgcctgcctcggccttccaaagtgctaagattacaggcataagtaaCCGTGCCTGGCCCCTCATAGGTATTTATGTATTCTCTTTGCTTCTTCACAACTTTGGCTTGCACAGGGACCATCATGTTCTTTCCACCTTCTCACTACTTCATGATCTTTCAGTCTCAGATCCAACTGATACCTCCCTCAGTTGTTCTTTTTTCCTAGTAAGATTTCCAGAGAGGGTATCTGAATGGCCCAGTCCATATTTTCAGACCACACCACATTAAAGTGGTTGATTGCCAGCCTATGTATTGGCTACATTAATGGATTGGGGACTCATCACTTACTTCACTGCACAAAGCAGCATAGCTCTGGTTCTCAAAATAGGGcccctgggccaggtgtggtggctcacgcctataattccagcactgtgggagaccgaggcaggcagatcacttgagtccaggagttctagaccagcctgggcaacatggtgaaatctcatctctactaaaaatacaaaaaattagccaggtgtggtggcatgtacggtagtcccagctactcagcaggctgaggtaggaggattgcttgagtgtgggaggcagagattgcagtgaaccatgactgcgcctctgcaatccagcctgggtgacagattgagaccctgtctcaaaataaaataaaataaaataaaataaaataaaataaaataaatacagttccTGAGCAGGGTAATTTCAGTGGGAAACCTCCCAGGGGAGGTGGATATGTCAGTCAACACTATATACTCAGTACACAGTTAATAAGAGAACTTGTGGTTGCAGCAAGAACGCTAGGtgtttactcaacaaatattgttGAGTATCTGGTAAGTAGTGGGCATTGTCCTAGGCACTGAGATACAGTAGTCAACATGGCAGATGAGATGCCTGCCCTGATAGGATCTGCTAAAGTGAGAggacaataacaaagagaaaggaagaaagagaatacTTTTAGGTAATATTAAGGAttgtaaagaaaataagacagGATAGTGGCATAGAGGTGAGGAGAATGAGGGCCCTCttctgaagaaataatttttgagcTGAGACTTCAGTGATGAGAAGGAATTAGCCACACAATGTGCTGGAGGAAAAGCATTTTAGGGAGGGTGAGCAGCACATACTTCAAGGAATCAAGAAGGAAGCCTGGTGAAGCTGgaacacagagaaagaacagGTGGGTGACTTGAAAGAGCAGGGAAGGCAGTGGCCAGGTTACCTAGACCTGGTAAGGGTTTTCAACCATAAAAGGGCGTCATCAGAAGGTCTTGAACAGGGCTGTGACATATTCTAACTCATTTTTTATAAAAGATCACTCTAACTTTTTGCCAAATATAAGTGATAAAGGTACAATCATGTAAGCAAGGAATCCAGCTAGCAATTCCTGCAGTTGTCCAAATTAGAGGTGATGACAGCTTAGACTAGGATGATAGCAGCAGAGGTAGTGAGGAGTCAGCATGATATATTTTGGAGGTAGAGCTGACAGCATTAACTAATAGATaggataggccaggtgcagtggctcacgcctgtaatcctagcactttgggaggccaaggcgagtggatcacctgaggtcaggagttcgagaccagcctgaacaacatggtgaaacctcatctctactaaaaatacaaaattagcttggaatggtggcacatgcctgtaatctcagcctacttgggaggctgaggcaggagaatcgcttgaacttgggaggtggaggttgcagtgagccaaaattgcgccattgcactctagcctggcgacaagagcgaaactctgtctctaaataaataaataaataaataaatgatatcaGTCAGAGTAGGGAAGGGAAAAGAGGTTTCAAGAATGACTCAGCTTTTGCAGACTCGGCAACTGAGAGGTTGGTggctttgttttctaaaattggGGAGGACTAGggagtgtgtgtgttgggagcaGAAATCAGTTTGGACATATTAGGTTGTGGGTGCCTATTGGCACTGATTTGGAACCTAAAGCTCAAAGGGGAGGTCAGTCAGAGCTGGTAAGAACAGATTGGAAGTCATCAGCACATAGATGGCATTTAAAGCCCCTGGACTAGGTGAGATTGCCAAGGAAGTGAGggtagagagagaagaaaagaggcccaAACTAGGGGATTCCAATATTTAGATATCAGGTTGAAGAAAAGAGTAGTCAAAAAAGATAAGAGGGATACTGGGAGAGCCTGGTGTCATAGAAGCCAAGTTCCAGAAAAAGACATTTACAGGAGAAGGAAGTAGTGAGCAGTCAAGTGCTCCTGAGAGGTGGGGTCAGATGAAAA
This portion of the Macaca mulatta isolate MMU2019108-1 chromosome 14, T2T-MMU8v2.0, whole genome shotgun sequence genome encodes:
- the HPX gene encoding hemopexin isoform X1, giving the protein MARALGAPVALGLWSLCWSLAIANPLPPTSAHGNVAEGETKPDPDVTERCSDGWSFDATTLDDNGTMLFFKGEFVWKSHKWARELISETWKNFTSPVDAAFRHGHQSVFLIKGDKVWVYPPEKKEKGYPKLLQDKFPGIPSPLDAAVECHRGECQAEGILFFQGDHKWFWDLATGTMKKRYWSAVGNCSSALRWLGRYYCFQGNQFLRFNPVTGEVPPRYPLDVRDYFMPCPGRGHGHRNGTGHGNGTHHGPEYMRCSPHLVLSALMSDNHGATYAFSGTHYWRLDTSRDGWHSWPIAHQWPQGPSTVDAAFSWEEKLYLVQGTQVYVFLTKGGYTLVSGYPKRLEKEVGSPHGIILDSVDAAFVCPGSSRLHIMAGRRLWWLDLKSGAQATWTELPWPHEKVDGALCVEKSLGPNSCSANGPGLYLIHGPNLYCYSDVEKLNAAKSPPQPQKVTSLLGCTY
- the HPX gene encoding hemopexin isoform X2; the protein is MARALGAPVALGLWSLCWSLAIANPLPPTSAHGNVAEERCSDGWSFDATTLDDNGTMLFFKGEFVWKSHKWARELISETWKNFTSPVDAAFRHGHQSVFLIKGDKVWVYPPEKKEKGYPKLLQDKFPGIPSPLDAAVECHRGECQAEGILFFQGDHKWFWDLATGTMKKRYWSAVGNCSSALRWLGRYYCFQGNQFLRFNPVTGEVPPRYPLDVRDYFMPCPGRGHGHRNGTGHGNGTHHGPEYMRCSPHLVLSALMSDNHGATYAFSGTHYWRLDTSRDGWHSWPIAHQWPQGPSTVDAAFSWEEKLYLVQGTQVYVFLTKGGYTLVSGYPKRLEKEVGSPHGIILDSVDAAFVCPGSSRLHIMAGRRLWWLDLKSGAQATWTELPWPHEKVDGALCVEKSLGPNSCSANGPGLYLIHGPNLYCYSDVEKLNAAKSPPQPQKVTSLLGCTY